Proteins encoded together in one Benincasa hispida cultivar B227 chromosome 1, ASM972705v1, whole genome shotgun sequence window:
- the LOC120071611 gene encoding uncharacterized protein At1g10890-like isoform X1, which translates to MAGRNFGRLYRFSSANRPLAPSAANTSGQDSAQYDGRQYRSATRDTSLEPRARSPPPLSPRRDQPLPASPTYSIKKATSPPPSPPYRAPAARVISSPPKTVDEYSKYKPTTQPRSPEAKQKPAIQKTVDKVTKSDRHHESSKTVSSHKVQQPNAINIKGDNVGAVMEIVESSKREGAGHVIKKKETARELLNKDNFANDQYNEASKTPNSSMPKSTFLNSNFQSVNNSLLFNATLAHRDPGLHLAFSLNPTGDRLTVDDKKQHHTKY; encoded by the exons atgGCTGGTCGTAATTTTGGTCGTTTGTACCGTTTTTCTTCTGCCAACCGTCCCCTAGCTCCCAGCGCGGCCAATACTTCAGGCCAAGATTCGGCTCAGTATGATGGCCGCCAGTATCGCTCAGCCACCCGAGACACGTCGCTGGAACCCCGGGCTCGGTCACCGCCACCGCTTTCGCCAAGAAGAGATCAGCCTCTTCCTGCTTCTCCCACGTACTCCATCAAGAAGGCCACTTCCCCGCCGCCTTCTCCGCCGTACAGGGCTCCGGCTGCTCGTGTGATCAGCTCGCCGCCTAAGACGGTAGATGAATACTCCAAGTATAAACCTACTACTCAACCCAG GTCGCCGGAGGCCAAGCAGAAACCAGCGATTCAGAAGACAGTCGATAAGGTGACGAAGTCGGACCGTCATCACGAATCGAGCAAAACGGTGTCGTCCCACAAGGTGCAACAACCAAATGCAATAAACATCAAGGGAGATAATGTTGGGGCAGTAATGGAAATTGTTGAGTCGTCAAAACGAGAAGGAGCTGGACATGTTATAAAGAAGAAAGAGACAGCAAGAGAATTATTAAACAAGGACAATTTTGCCAATGATCAATACAATGAAGCTTCAAAAACACCTAATTCATCAATGCCAAAAAGCACTTTTCTGAATAGCAATTTTCAGAGTGTTAACAATTCCCTACTTTTCAATGCAACTTTGGCTCACCGTGACCCCGGTTTACACCTCGCTTTCTCTCTAAACCCGACCGGCGACCGGTTGACTGTTGATGACAAGAAACAACACCACACAAAAtactag
- the LOC120071611 gene encoding uncharacterized protein LOC120071611 isoform X2: MAGRNFGRLYRFSSANRPLAPSAANTSGQDSAQYDGRQYRSATRDTSLEPRARSPPPLSPRRDQPLPASPTYSIKKATSPPPSPPYRAPAARVISSPPKTVDEYSKSPEAKQKPAIQKTVDKVTKSDRHHESSKTVSSHKVQQPNAINIKGDNVGAVMEIVESSKREGAGHVIKKKETARELLNKDNFANDQYNEASKTPNSSMPKSTFLNSNFQSVNNSLLFNATLAHRDPGLHLAFSLNPTGDRLTVDDKKQHHTKY; the protein is encoded by the exons atgGCTGGTCGTAATTTTGGTCGTTTGTACCGTTTTTCTTCTGCCAACCGTCCCCTAGCTCCCAGCGCGGCCAATACTTCAGGCCAAGATTCGGCTCAGTATGATGGCCGCCAGTATCGCTCAGCCACCCGAGACACGTCGCTGGAACCCCGGGCTCGGTCACCGCCACCGCTTTCGCCAAGAAGAGATCAGCCTCTTCCTGCTTCTCCCACGTACTCCATCAAGAAGGCCACTTCCCCGCCGCCTTCTCCGCCGTACAGGGCTCCGGCTGCTCGTGTGATCAGCTCGCCGCCTAAGACGGTAGATGAATACTCCAA GTCGCCGGAGGCCAAGCAGAAACCAGCGATTCAGAAGACAGTCGATAAGGTGACGAAGTCGGACCGTCATCACGAATCGAGCAAAACGGTGTCGTCCCACAAGGTGCAACAACCAAATGCAATAAACATCAAGGGAGATAATGTTGGGGCAGTAATGGAAATTGTTGAGTCGTCAAAACGAGAAGGAGCTGGACATGTTATAAAGAAGAAAGAGACAGCAAGAGAATTATTAAACAAGGACAATTTTGCCAATGATCAATACAATGAAGCTTCAAAAACACCTAATTCATCAATGCCAAAAAGCACTTTTCTGAATAGCAATTTTCAGAGTGTTAACAATTCCCTACTTTTCAATGCAACTTTGGCTCACCGTGACCCCGGTTTACACCTCGCTTTCTCTCTAAACCCGACCGGCGACCGGTTGACTGTTGATGACAAGAAACAACACCACACAAAAtactag